The DNA sequence gagatctcagcaaaggaaggaagatgctcagacaggagcaaggtggggcagcaggggggatgtctccagcctgcagggacagaggtgcaggggatgccacagcacaggacaggctgtcgtgggGATGATCACGGgatgtaaagaggctgaaagccccaccagacatgagctccttctccccttggctgtggctgttgtctgcacctctgatgcctgtgaggagacaccttgtccttccagcacaggggcctcatggcctccttgtccccagccaggaacctgggaggtgtgggaccatagtcctgcccttggccttgcacagccccacatcacactgtcccaggaagggccctgggcaacgtgggagggacaggatctgacttCCCATGGTACAAAGTCAGGGGTTGGCTTTTGGTTAAAGAAACACAGCCAGGTTTACGCAGCATCAGAGACatctttactttgcttttcctgacctccagttttcttctctaaccaagCCTGGATATTGTTTCTCAGTAGGttccctcagtgggacccattaacagtacaagaaactttggagtttgaatctgaatctgacttcttgagaagtttcttcaacttcctccagggtctgaggtccatggactcagcaccaaacccaccagaggggtcattaaagcacctggggctgctcctgtgctgctgagctgggctgggctcctgggacacagggagctcatggcagcggcagcgctgcagagagacagctctgcccaggagcagctcctctgcacacgcagcagggctgagggctctgcctggggatctcaggagacgagcaaggcagagagagattaaaggtggtcaggactgggaggatgactgagagctcactggaggagaaacctttgcagcccttgccatggtaagtctctgggtgcagggcagtgcagctgtagctcctggaggcatctcctgaaactggcacaggcacagcttgtgggatctgtgaggacggggctcttgtcaggccatgttgaacagctgtgaagccgggggagcacccaggggtgcccagggctgtcctgcagagcagggtccctgcaccccagggctgtgccgggcagggactctgccgcctgccagggtcagcgctcagcctgcccgggagatcccatggcagcagctgtggggggaaggagcgacccccggcagggcaggcagggagcttgtggggttgaagggggctgtgtgggtcagggctgctcagagctcaagatccccccacagacatggcagagggtccttcagAACAACGACATCGAGAGagaaacagctgcaagggaaggagtctgtgctttcagttttccactcttgctcgtctgggtgtgcagtgggagatggggatttatttctctctttggagcagacactgagaccccagttcttgttaggactggtctgagctgctcctgagcccctgcacacacagagctgcccctgggcagtgccaggaggtgtgagcaggacagagctgagcacacagtgggtgggacggggtctgtgacactgacagggagcagaccagggacagacacacagctgcaggcagcacagacatgggcagggagaaggagctcctaCCAGATACGCCAGGGACGGGATTTAGGAACCCCCCTgccatcccctgcagtgcagacacatttcccagtgcaacccctggtctcctctcctccccagcagaccctctgccccaaagccatggggtccaggtcacaagtctccacctcagcagctggacctccaggtgaagggttcctgcaAAGTGGTACTCaaataaggtgctaaaagtacttgctctccagtgtcatcacgtgagtggcagcagcacagctgggtaaggagaaggttccacagcatgcccgtctgcctttctgtccttgctttactTCTCGGAAACACTTCAgtgttcttccttgtttctccacctgtccctggtgctcttgctctctggggttggggtggggatgtgggtcagtttttgttctgacaccaacacAGGGGGTCTTGCCTCAAAGGTGTgttcatggaaaccagatgcccaagctgcgTTTTAAACTGGGATTAACAATTTCTCTCAGttagtagaaagagagaatgagctgaaacatccctccatcagggagggggTTTTCCATGGGAAatagcatgtttattttccccagaAAGAAGTCCCCTCTAATttgtcactgccttttcctccttgcacaggtcctcatgcccacaggcagcaaatgtccaacagcagctccatcacccagttcctcctcctgccgttcacagacacacgggagctgcagctcttgcacttctggctcttcctgggcatctacctggctgccctcctgggcaacggcctcatcatcaccaccatagcctgggaccagcacctccacacccccatgtacttcttcctgctcaacctttCCCTCCTCGACAcaggctccatctccaccattctccccaagtccatggccaattccctctgggattccagggccatctcatacttgggatgtgcgacacagctctttttgtttcttttcttgatcacagcagaatattgtctcctcacagtcatgtcgtacgaccgctacgttgccatctgcaaacccctgcactacgggaccctcctgggcagcagagcttgtgtccacatggcagcagctgcctgggccactgggtttctcaatgctctgctgcacacggccaatacattttcactgcccctgtgcaagggcaatgccctgggccagttcttctgtgaaatcccccagatcctcaagctctcctgctcacactccttcCTCAGGGAACTTGGACTTATTGTGGTTAGTGCctgtttagcttttatttgttttgtgttcatagtggtgtcctatgtgcagatcttgagggccgtgctgaggatcccctctgagcagggaaggcacaaagccttttccacctgcctccctcacctggccgtggtctccctgttcatcagcactgtcatgtttgcctacctgaagcccccctctatatcctctccttccctggatctggtggtgtcagttctgtactcgATGgcgcctccagcagtgaaccccctcatctacagcatgaggaacaaggagatcaaggatgccctgaggaaactcatatcttagtgttttctgaagcaatgtactgcccatctgcttttacacaggagttttaatgtagctaataaCAGGCTCaacctgtcatctggattttctgttgttatttgttgtt is a window from the Columba livia isolate bColLiv1 breed racing homer unplaced genomic scaffold, bColLiv1.pat.W.v2 Scaffold_140, whole genome shotgun sequence genome containing:
- the LOC135577773 gene encoding olfactory receptor 14J1-like, coding for LHYGTLLGSRACVHMAAAAWATGFLNALLHTANTFSLPLCKGNALGQFFCEIPQILKLSCSHSFLRELGLIVVSACLAFICFVFIVVSYVQILRAVLRIPSEQGRHKAFSTCLPHLAVVSLFISTVMFAYLKPPSISSPSLDLVVSVLYSMAPPAVNPLIYSMRNKEIKDALRKLIS